From the genome of Triticum aestivum cultivar Chinese Spring chromosome 3B, IWGSC CS RefSeq v2.1, whole genome shotgun sequence, one region includes:
- the LOC123064708 gene encoding uncharacterized protein: MVVGTSSSMLGRAFLLLVLSSATEVHGGPSSSAAPCSLLDYICIRLGPWYVLPNVCVSTLCIDPSCRSAPGLPELAMMATRLTVSNATVTKASIQHALAHAKDGKARKVMRSCLQLYTGAVPRLQWAARSVAAGRYSGVPEVLEAAYEHVASECTDLAGKVALPKENDEFYMMAYVAKAVVEWVQLFG; encoded by the coding sequence ATGGTCGTGGGCACATCCTCTTCTATGCTCGGCCGCGCTTTCCTTCTCCTCGTCCTCTCCTCGGCCACTGAAGTTCATGGCGGGCCAAGCTCGAGCGCCGCGCCATGTTCCCTGCTGGACTACATCTGCATCAGGCTTGGACCTTGGTACGTCTTGCCGAACGTCTGCGTGTCCACACTCTGCATCGACCCCTCCTGCCGCTCTGCGCCCGGCTTGCCGGAGCTCGCAATGATGGCCACCAGGCTGACGGTGTCCAACGCCACGGTGACCAAGGCCAGCATCCAGCATGCGCTCGCCCACGCCAAGGACGGCAAGGCCAGGAAGGTCATGCGGTCGTGCCTCCAGCTCTACACAGGCGCCGTCCCAAGGCTGCAGTGGGCGGCGCGGTCGGTTGCTGCTGGGCGATATAGTGGCGTACCGGAGGTGCTAGAGGCTGCATATGAGCACGTCGCATCTGAGTGTACCGATTTGGCTGGCAAGGTGGCACTTCCCAAGGAGAACGATGAGTTCTACATGATGGCCTACGTTGCTAAGGCCGTCGTCGAATGGGTGCAGCTTTTCGGCTGA